The following proteins are co-located in the Citrobacter freundii ATCC 8090 = MTCC 1658 = NBRC 12681 genome:
- a CDS encoding uracil/xanthine transporter, with protein MLPVINRESLLSGFQWFFFIFCNTVVVPPTLVSAFRLPVSNLLMLTQYAFLTTSLACLAQVICGHRRAIMEGPTGLWWGTILTITLAEASRGTPLNDIATSLSVGIVISAVLTMIIGFSGLGHRLARFFTPTVMVFFMLLLGAQLTTIFFKGMLGLPFGIADTSVKIQLAPFSLAVAVMCFILAMIIFLPQRISRYALLVGAIVGWGLWRLCFPSMTLPAGDSSWQWFPLGSHGKLLPGIILTAVITGLVNVSNTYGAVRGTDVFYAQQGSSSSRYRRSFIISGFMTLVTVPFAVIPFSPFVSSIGLLTQTGDSSRKSFICGSVLCLFVAIVTPLTRLFCAIPLAISSAVMLVSYLPLLYSGLVFSQQITFTARNIYRLALPLFVGIFLMGLPPVYLQDLPLTIRPLLSNGLLVGILLAVLMENLIPWERIK; from the coding sequence ATGCTTCCTGTTATTAACCGCGAAAGTTTGTTGTCCGGCTTTCAGTGGTTTTTCTTTATTTTTTGTAACACGGTCGTGGTCCCGCCAACGCTGGTTTCTGCTTTTCGTCTTCCTGTCAGCAATCTGCTAATGCTCACGCAGTACGCTTTTTTAACAACGTCGCTGGCCTGTCTGGCGCAGGTAATTTGTGGCCACCGCCGCGCCATTATGGAAGGGCCCACCGGTTTATGGTGGGGAACCATTCTGACGATTACCCTGGCTGAGGCATCACGTGGGACACCGCTCAATGATATTGCTACCAGCCTGTCCGTTGGCATTGTGATTTCCGCTGTACTGACGATGATTATCGGCTTTAGCGGCTTAGGGCATCGATTAGCCCGGTTTTTTACCCCAACAGTGATGGTTTTTTTTATGCTGCTGCTCGGTGCGCAGCTGACCACCATCTTTTTTAAGGGCATGTTGGGATTGCCCTTTGGTATTGCGGATACCAGCGTCAAAATTCAACTGGCTCCCTTTAGTCTGGCCGTTGCCGTGATGTGCTTCATCCTTGCGATGATCATCTTTTTACCACAGCGGATCTCGCGCTATGCCCTGTTGGTGGGGGCGATAGTGGGATGGGGGCTTTGGCGATTGTGTTTTCCATCAATGACCTTGCCGGCTGGTGATTCAAGTTGGCAATGGTTTCCACTAGGTAGCCACGGCAAACTGTTACCGGGCATTATTTTGACGGCCGTGATCACTGGTCTGGTGAATGTCAGTAATACCTATGGGGCAGTGCGCGGCACGGACGTCTTTTATGCGCAGCAAGGCTCCAGCAGTTCGCGTTATCGCCGCAGTTTTATTATTTCCGGTTTTATGACGTTGGTGACAGTCCCTTTTGCCGTTATTCCATTTTCACCTTTTGTCTCTTCTATTGGCTTGTTAACACAGACCGGCGACAGCTCGCGAAAATCATTTATTTGCGGCAGTGTATTATGTTTATTCGTGGCGATAGTGACGCCGTTAACCCGCTTATTTTGCGCTATTCCGCTGGCGATCAGCAGTGCCGTGATGCTGGTTTCTTATCTTCCGCTACTCTATTCCGGCCTGGTTTTTAGCCAACAAATCACATTTACCGCACGCAATATTTATCGACTGGCGCTCCCGCTATTTGTCGGCATTTTTTTGATGGGGTTGCCTCCAGTTTATTTACAAGATCTTCCGCTGACGATTCGGCCATTACTGAGCAATGGTTTGTTGGTGGGAATTTTACTGGCGGTGCTTATGGAAAATCTCATTCCATGGGAACGCATTAAATAA
- the glxK gene encoding glycerate 3-kinase has product MKIVIAPDSFKESLSADQCCKAIKAGFSAIFPDAEYICLPVADGGEGTVDAMVAATGGKVISVEVCGPMGEQVMGFYGLTGDGKTAIIEMAAASGLMLVEPQARNPLLASSYGTGELIRHALDTGIRHIILGIGGSATVDGGMGMAQALGVRFLDAQGAPLSAGGGSLSRLARIDLQHCDPRLKACRIDVACDVDNPLVGPRGAARVFGPQKGATAEMVERLEEGLLNYAHVLQTLTGEDVAQVAGGGAAGGMGIAAFIFLQASMKPGIEIVLQAVQLEQAIQDAALVITGEGRIDSQTVGGKAPIGVASVAMRHHVPVIGIAGVLGEGVEVVHDHGIDAVFSILPRLAPLAEVLTNGETNLYHCARNIACAMKLGQVVAQR; this is encoded by the coding sequence ATGAAAATTGTAATTGCGCCAGATTCATTTAAAGAGAGCTTAAGCGCTGACCAATGCTGCAAGGCAATTAAAGCTGGATTTTCAGCCATATTCCCGGATGCAGAATATATTTGTTTGCCGGTTGCTGATGGCGGAGAGGGAACTGTAGATGCAATGGTGGCGGCGACAGGCGGAAAAGTTATCTCTGTGGAAGTCTGCGGGCCGATGGGGGAACAGGTTATGGGATTTTATGGCCTGACCGGGGATGGTAAGACCGCAATTATTGAAATGGCGGCGGCGAGTGGGCTGATGCTGGTCGAACCGCAGGCGCGCAATCCACTGCTGGCCTCAAGTTACGGCACTGGTGAACTGATTCGCCATGCGCTGGATACCGGTATTCGTCATATTATTCTTGGTATTGGCGGGAGTGCGACGGTTGATGGCGGTATGGGGATGGCCCAGGCGCTTGGCGTTCGTTTTCTGGATGCGCAAGGTGCGCCATTAAGCGCTGGGGGCGGGAGTTTGTCTCGCCTTGCGCGCATCGACCTGCAACACTGCGATCCGCGGCTGAAAGCGTGTCGCATTGACGTCGCCTGTGACGTTGATAATCCGCTGGTTGGCCCGCGCGGCGCGGCAAGAGTATTCGGCCCGCAGAAAGGGGCGACGGCGGAAATGGTTGAGAGGCTGGAAGAAGGGTTGCTCAACTATGCCCATGTGCTGCAAACGCTGACCGGCGAGGATGTTGCTCAGGTGGCGGGCGGCGGAGCGGCTGGAGGAATGGGGATTGCTGCGTTTATCTTCCTGCAGGCCAGCATGAAACCCGGGATCGAGATTGTGCTGCAGGCTGTACAGCTGGAGCAGGCAATCCAGGACGCGGCGCTGGTTATTACCGGCGAAGGGCGTATTGATTCGCAAACGGTCGGTGGCAAAGCGCCAATCGGTGTCGCGTCGGTAGCCATGCGGCATCATGTTCCCGTGATCGGCATCGCCGGGGTGTTGGGCGAAGGCGTAGAGGTGGTTCACGATCATGGTATCGATGCGGTGTTCAGTATTCTGCCGCGACTCGCGCCGTTAGCAGAAGTGCTGACAAACGGCGAAACCAATCTCTATCACTGTGCGCGTAATATCGCTTGTGCGATGAAATTGGGTCAGGTGGTGGCTCAGCGTTAA
- the allE gene encoding (S)-ureidoglycine aminohydrolase: MGYLNNVTGYRDDLLANRAIVKHGNFALLTPDGLVKNIIPGFENCDVTILSTPKLGASFVDYLVTVHQSGGNQSGFGGEGVETFVYVISGKIEAKAEGKTFALTQGGYLYCPPGELLTFSNAQAEDSQLFLYKRRYTPVAGHSPWLVSGNTNQLERIHYEGMDDVILLDFLPKELGFDMNMHILSFEPGASHGYIETHVQEHGAYILSGQGVYNLDNQWIPVKKGDYIFMGAYSLQAGYGVGRGEAFSYIYSKDCNRDVEI; this comes from the coding sequence ATGGGATATCTGAATAACGTTACGGGTTATCGCGATGATTTACTGGCTAATCGCGCAATTGTAAAACACGGTAACTTCGCCCTGCTAACCCCGGACGGACTGGTTAAAAACATCATTCCGGGTTTTGAAAACTGTGACGTCACCATCCTCTCAACGCCGAAACTAGGCGCGTCGTTTGTTGATTATCTGGTAACGGTTCACCAAAGCGGTGGTAACCAGAGCGGTTTCGGCGGCGAAGGCGTTGAAACGTTCGTCTATGTTATCTCCGGCAAAATTGAAGCAAAAGCAGAGGGTAAAACATTCGCTTTAACTCAGGGTGGATACCTTTATTGCCCGCCCGGCGAGCTGCTCACCTTTAGTAATGCCCAGGCTGAAGACAGCCAGCTGTTTTTATACAAACGTCGTTATACGCCAGTAGCAGGTCATTCGCCGTGGCTGGTTTCCGGTAACACCAACCAGTTAGAACGTATTCATTATGAAGGCATGGATGACGTGATCCTGCTGGATTTCCTGCCTAAAGAATTGGGCTTCGATATGAATATGCACATTCTGTCGTTCGAGCCGGGCGCTAGCCACGGTTATATCGAAACGCACGTCCAGGAACACGGGGCGTATATTCTTTCAGGCCAGGGCGTTTATAACCTCGACAATCAGTGGATCCCGGTGAAAAAAGGCGACTACATCTTTATGGGAGCTTATTCCCTGCAGGCCGGATACGGCGTGGGTCGTGGCGAAGCATTCAGCTACATCTATTCCAAAGATTGCAACCGGGATGTTGAGATCTAA
- the allC gene encoding allantoate deiminase, with protein MINHFRHAIEETLPWLSSFGADPSGGMTRLLYSPEWLETQQQFKKRMDVSGLETRFDEVGNLYGRLRGSESPEQVILSGSHIDTVVNGGNLDGQFGALAAWLAIDWLKTTYGAPLKTVEVVSMAEEEGSRFPYVFWGSKNIFGLANPDDVRNIQDAKGTRFVDAMNACGFTLPAEPLHARNDIKAFVELHIEQGCVLESNGQSIGVVSAIVGQRRYTVTLNGESNHAGTTPLSYRRDTVYAFSRICSQSIEKAKKHGDPLVLTFGKVEPQPNTVNVVPGKTTFTIDCRHTDADVLRDFTQQLENDMRAICDEMDIGIDIDLWMDETPVPMDSKLVSTLTELCEKEQLNYRVMHSGAGHDAQIFAPRVPTCMIFIPSINGISHNPAERTNINDLAEGVKTLALMLHQLAWQK; from the coding sequence ATAGAAGAAACCCTTCCCTGGCTCTCTTCCTTTGGCGCAGATCCATCCGGTGGGATGACGCGCCTGCTGTATTCGCCAGAATGGCTTGAAACACAACAACAATTTAAAAAGCGTATGGATGTCAGCGGCCTGGAAACACGCTTTGATGAAGTAGGTAATTTATACGGTCGCCTGCGCGGGAGTGAATCCCCGGAACAAGTCATTTTAAGCGGCTCGCATATTGATACCGTCGTCAACGGCGGCAATCTTGACGGCCAGTTTGGCGCGCTGGCGGCGTGGTTAGCAATTGACTGGCTTAAGACCACCTACGGCGCACCGCTGAAAACGGTCGAAGTGGTCTCGATGGCAGAAGAAGAAGGCAGCCGCTTCCCGTATGTCTTCTGGGGCAGCAAAAACATTTTTGGGCTGGCCAATCCCGATGACGTCCGTAACATCCAGGACGCGAAAGGCACCCGTTTTGTTGACGCAATGAACGCCTGCGGCTTTACCCTCCCCGCAGAACCACTTCATGCCCGTAATGACATCAAAGCCTTCGTTGAATTACACATCGAACAAGGTTGCGTGCTTGAAAGCAATGGCCAGTCGATAGGCGTCGTCAGCGCGATTGTCGGACAACGTCGCTACACGGTAACGCTGAACGGCGAATCCAACCATGCGGGTACAACGCCGCTGAGCTACCGTCGCGATACCGTTTACGCTTTCAGTCGCATCTGCAGCCAGTCTATCGAGAAAGCCAAAAAACATGGCGATCCTCTGGTACTGACCTTTGGTAAGGTCGAGCCGCAGCCGAACACCGTCAACGTGGTGCCAGGAAAAACGACCTTCACGATCGATTGCCGTCATACCGATGCCGATGTATTACGTGATTTTACTCAGCAACTGGAAAACGACATGCGCGCCATCTGCGATGAAATGGATATCGGTATTGATATCGATTTGTGGATGGATGAAACGCCGGTCCCGATGGACAGTAAACTGGTCTCCACCCTTACCGAACTGTGTGAAAAAGAACAGCTGAACTACCGTGTGATGCACAGCGGCGCGGGCCATGATGCGCAAATTTTCGCGCCTCGCGTACCGACCTGCATGATTTTCATTCCCAGCATTAACGGTATCAGCCACAACCCCGCTGAACGCACAAACATTAACGACCTTGCCGAAGGGGTCAAAACTCTGGCATTAATGCTTCATCAACTTGCCTGGCAGAAATAA